Proteins encoded within one genomic window of Haloplanus vescus:
- a CDS encoding acyl-CoA carboxylase subunit beta, with the protein MEDRIEELREKRERALLGGGEDRIESQHSKGKKTARERIDYFLDDGTFREFDQFRTHRTNKFGMEERKLPGDGVVTGYGEVNGRKTFVFAHDFTVFGGSLGEVMSEKICKVMDKAMDVGAPIVGLNDSAGARIQEGVRSLAGFTDIFHRNQQASGVVPQISGIMGPCAGGAVYSPAITDFVFMVEDTSHMFITGPDVIKTVTGEEVTFEELGGAGTHSSRTGVAHRAFEDEEAALDNIRRLLSYLPQNNVEDPPRVDPWDDPERSADELTSIVPDQPQKPYDMTDVIGGVVDEGSFFEIHDNWATNIVVGFGRLDGHSVGVVANQPRSNAGTLTVDASMKASRFVRFCDAFNVPILTFVDVPGYMPGTDQEHRGIIRHGAKLLYAYSEATVPLLTVITRKAYGGAYCVMASKHLGADVNYAWPTAELAVMGPEGAVNVLYSDELDAAEDPDARRTALVEEYREEFANPYTAADRGFIDDIIEPQDTRARLVDDLHMLKTKREETPDKKHGNIPI; encoded by the coding sequence ATGGAGGACCGTATCGAGGAGCTCCGCGAGAAGCGGGAACGGGCGCTCCTCGGCGGGGGCGAGGACCGAATCGAATCCCAGCACTCGAAGGGCAAAAAGACCGCCCGTGAACGCATCGATTACTTCCTCGACGACGGCACGTTCCGCGAGTTCGACCAGTTTCGCACTCACCGAACCAACAAGTTCGGTATGGAGGAGCGAAAGCTGCCCGGCGACGGCGTGGTGACCGGATACGGCGAAGTCAACGGCCGCAAGACGTTCGTCTTCGCGCACGACTTCACGGTCTTCGGTGGCTCGCTCGGCGAAGTAATGTCGGAGAAAATCTGCAAGGTGATGGACAAGGCGATGGACGTGGGCGCGCCCATCGTCGGCCTCAACGACTCGGCCGGCGCCCGCATTCAGGAGGGCGTCCGCAGTCTCGCTGGCTTCACCGACATCTTCCACCGCAACCAGCAAGCCAGCGGCGTCGTCCCACAGATTTCTGGCATCATGGGTCCGTGTGCCGGCGGTGCCGTCTACTCTCCCGCCATCACCGACTTCGTCTTCATGGTCGAGGACACGAGCCACATGTTCATCACCGGCCCGGACGTCATCAAGACGGTCACGGGCGAGGAGGTGACCTTCGAGGAACTGGGCGGTGCCGGCACCCACTCCTCGCGGACCGGCGTCGCCCACCGCGCCTTCGAGGACGAGGAAGCCGCCCTCGACAACATCCGCCGACTCCTCTCGTATCTCCCGCAGAACAACGTCGAAGACCCGCCCCGCGTCGACCCGTGGGACGACCCCGAGCGCTCGGCGGACGAACTCACGAGCATCGTCCCCGACCAGCCACAGAAGCCCTACGACATGACGGACGTCATCGGCGGCGTCGTCGACGAGGGCTCCTTCTTCGAGATTCACGACAACTGGGCGACGAACATCGTCGTCGGCTTCGGCCGCCTCGACGGTCACTCGGTAGGCGTCGTCGCCAACCAACCCCGGTCGAACGCCGGGACGCTGACCGTCGACGCGAGCATGAAGGCCTCGCGGTTCGTCCGCTTCTGTGACGCGTTCAACGTCCCCATCCTCACCTTCGTCGACGTGCCCGGCTACATGCCCGGCACCGACCAAGAACACCGCGGCATCATCCGCCACGGTGCGAAACTACTGTACGCCTACTCCGAGGCGACGGTACCGCTTCTGACGGTCATCACCCGGAAGGCCTATGGCGGCGCCTACTGCGTCATGGCGTCGAAACACCTCGGCGCCGACGTGAACTACGCGTGGCCGACCGCCGAACTCGCCGTCATGGGGCCGGAGGGTGCGGTGAACGTCCTCTACAGCGACGAACTCGACGCGGCCGAGGACCCGGACGCCCGCCGGACCGCTCTCGTCGAGGAGTACCGCGAAGAGTTCGCTAACCCCTACACCGCCGCGGACCGCGGGTTCATCGACGACATCATCGAACCGCAGGACACCCGCGCGCGACTCGTCGACGACCTGCACATGCTCAAGACGAAACGCGAGGAGACGCCCGACAAGAAACACGGCAACATCCCGATATGA
- a CDS encoding HEAT repeat domain-containing protein, which yields MTDHDDEEFQKHLEEEPDPQLDPAKSPGFRSDIEALEDIEVSREDVTIGNADPAELAAADTDPVDDEETAALLADLDAADPVDRRRAALALKDEATTDAVVAGLAKAATRGDDADVRQFAVEALTAHGTADGAAASDDGTAADERAAAAAVSCLDDPDPWVRAEAVVALDNIDRESHEADIEAAVDDDHHAVRRNAAISLFKLRGEAMADRLLDLSHDDSERVREWAAHMLGGVDSDAARARLADLTDDPATVVRQTAERALEAEPSRFRRQFGALENDARLLPGEDRLNRMPDL from the coding sequence ATGACCGACCACGACGACGAGGAGTTCCAGAAACACCTGGAGGAGGAGCCAGACCCGCAACTCGACCCGGCGAAGAGCCCGGGGTTCCGGAGCGACATCGAGGCGCTCGAAGACATCGAGGTGAGCCGCGAGGACGTGACTATCGGCAACGCCGACCCCGCGGAGCTGGCCGCGGCCGACACCGACCCCGTCGACGACGAGGAGACGGCGGCGTTGCTCGCGGACCTCGACGCTGCCGACCCAGTCGACCGGCGTCGCGCCGCCCTCGCGCTGAAAGACGAGGCGACGACGGACGCTGTCGTGGCGGGCCTCGCGAAGGCGGCGACACGGGGCGACGACGCCGACGTGCGCCAGTTCGCGGTGGAGGCGCTGACGGCACACGGGACGGCCGACGGAGCCGCGGCGAGCGATGACGGGACGGCCGCCGACGAACGCGCCGCGGCCGCCGCCGTCTCCTGTCTCGACGACCCGGACCCGTGGGTGCGGGCGGAGGCCGTCGTCGCCCTCGACAACATCGACCGCGAGTCCCACGAGGCGGACATCGAGGCGGCGGTGGACGACGACCACCACGCCGTGCGCCGGAACGCCGCCATCTCCCTGTTCAAGCTCCGGGGCGAGGCGATGGCGGACCGACTGCTCGACCTCTCGCACGACGACAGCGAACGGGTCCGGGAGTGGGCGGCCCACATGCTGGGCGGCGTCGACTCGGACGCGGCCCGCGCCCGCCTCGCCGACCTGACCGACGACCCCGCGACTGTCGTGCGACAGACCGCCGAGCGCGCCCTGGAGGCGGAGCCGTCGCGGTTCCGCCGCCAGTTCGGGGCGCTGGAGAACGACGCTCGCCTGCTTCCCGGCGAGGACCGACTCAACCGGATGCCCGACCTATGA
- a CDS encoding ethylbenzene dehydrogenase-related protein: MTDERTRALATALVVGALVLGSTIALASPVVDARPAHEIPVTERSDADLASPTAKGWSSVPASDVALSSAPSSVPNAADTSVERVHVQAVRSDGQFYVRLQWEDPTRNTSSEGPEQFVDAAAVQFPADTSSRPPIAMGGQDNRVNVWYWGGDGTTQEILAGGAGSTTPFPSPAVDANAAYEDGTWTVVYTRSVASESANRTDLDSTDTLDVAFAVWNGGNGERAGRKSVSEWHYFLAGTGPQGPPYQTLLWTVAGIAIVAVVGVTTFGVRRARGGNDGGGS, encoded by the coding sequence ATGACTGACGAACGAACGCGCGCGCTGGCGACGGCGCTCGTCGTCGGCGCACTGGTGCTCGGGTCGACGATAGCGCTCGCCTCGCCGGTGGTCGACGCCCGCCCGGCCCACGAGATTCCGGTGACCGAGCGGTCGGACGCGGACCTCGCGTCCCCGACCGCAAAGGGGTGGTCGTCGGTGCCTGCGTCGGACGTGGCGCTGTCGAGCGCGCCGAGTAGCGTGCCCAACGCCGCGGATACGTCGGTCGAGCGAGTCCACGTGCAGGCGGTCCGGAGCGACGGACAGTTCTACGTCCGCCTGCAGTGGGAGGACCCGACGCGCAACACGAGTTCGGAGGGGCCGGAACAGTTCGTCGACGCCGCGGCCGTCCAGTTCCCGGCGGACACGAGTTCGCGGCCCCCAATCGCCATGGGCGGCCAAGACAACCGGGTGAACGTCTGGTACTGGGGCGGCGACGGCACCACGCAAGAGATTCTCGCCGGCGGCGCGGGGTCGACGACGCCGTTCCCCTCCCCCGCCGTCGACGCGAACGCGGCCTACGAGGACGGCACGTGGACGGTGGTCTACACCCGCAGCGTGGCGAGCGAGAGCGCCAATCGCACCGACCTCGACTCGACCGACACGCTTGACGTCGCGTTCGCGGTGTGGAACGGCGGCAACGGGGAGCGCGCGGGCCGGAAGAGCGTCAGCGAGTGGCACTACTTCCTCGCGGGCACCGGCCCGCAGGGACCGCCGTATCAGACGCTCCTGTGGACCGTCGCGGGAATCGCCATCGTCGCCGTCGTCGGCGTGACGACGTTCGGCGTCCGCCGTGCGCGCGGCGGTAACGACGGAGGTGGGTCCTGA
- a CDS encoding NADPH:quinone reductase, which yields MRAVRYHEHGGPEVLQVDDIDRPDPAADEVLVEVAAAGINPVDTYFREGSYQPFTLPMIPGVDAAGDAVAVGSAVDGISEGDAVVATGLSKDHYGACAEYVAVPTDRVARLPESADPVAAGGAGVAAVTAWRALVDHAGLEPAETALIHGGSGGVGHAAVQLADAAGARVVTTAAPEYHDRLEALGADTVLDYGRDDLRDAVVDASAGGPDVILDHRLDDYLQFDADVAAHDGRVVGIGENHPEIGFTNDGVARSKDLTFQFMSMFNTPDLSDPLGRVAHLLGEGDIDISVARTYDLDEVADAHEDVLADSFLGKLVVTP from the coding sequence ATGCGCGCAGTCCGCTATCACGAACACGGTGGTCCCGAGGTACTGCAAGTCGACGATATCGACCGCCCCGACCCGGCGGCCGACGAAGTGCTCGTTGAGGTGGCGGCGGCGGGCATCAACCCCGTCGATACCTACTTCCGCGAGGGGTCGTACCAGCCCTTCACCCTCCCGATGATTCCGGGCGTCGACGCGGCGGGCGACGCCGTCGCCGTCGGCTCCGCTGTCGACGGAATCTCCGAGGGCGACGCCGTCGTCGCCACCGGACTGAGCAAGGACCACTACGGCGCCTGCGCCGAGTACGTCGCCGTCCCGACGGACCGCGTCGCGCGCCTCCCCGAGAGTGCCGACCCCGTCGCCGCCGGCGGTGCGGGCGTCGCGGCGGTAACGGCGTGGCGAGCGCTCGTCGACCACGCCGGCCTCGAACCGGCCGAGACGGCGCTGATTCACGGCGGGAGCGGCGGCGTCGGGCACGCGGCCGTCCAACTCGCCGACGCGGCGGGGGCGCGCGTCGTCACCACGGCGGCGCCGGAGTATCACGACCGCCTCGAAGCCCTCGGCGCCGACACCGTCCTCGATTACGGGCGCGACGACCTGCGTGACGCCGTCGTCGACGCGAGTGCGGGTGGGCCGGACGTGATTCTCGACCACCGACTCGACGACTACCTACAGTTCGACGCCGACGTGGCCGCCCACGACGGCCGGGTCGTCGGCATCGGCGAGAACCACCCCGAAATCGGGTTCACGAACGACGGTGTCGCTCGGAGCAAGGACCTCACGTTCCAGTTCATGAGCATGTTCAACACGCCGGACCTGAGCGACCCCCTCGGCCGCGTCGCGCACCTCCTCGGCGAGGGCGACATCGACATCAGCGTCGCGCGCACGTACGACCTCGACGAGGTGGCCGACGCCCACGAGGACGTGTTGGCCGACAGCTTCCTCGGCAAACTCGTCGTGACGCCGTAG
- a CDS encoding molecular chaperone TorD family protein, which translates to MATVNDALGDGVDPDAAARGAVFATLARAFQYPTDEFHDAAVTGALESSLQQCLDRTPLDVSVPDLRTDDDYQTLAARYNDLFELGYSEYTDRTDGSLEASGPPVPLYESKYRPDQSWNDVNLDLARAYDHYGIEIDDDQRDNHDALRYELEFAGYLARREAAVDDAAATARLDFHDRHLGHAAAGIAERIDDEPGTDVYDGLARLLESFVRADRNDLAVRLEGD; encoded by the coding sequence ATGGCGACGGTCAACGACGCCCTCGGCGACGGCGTGGACCCCGACGCCGCCGCGCGGGGCGCCGTGTTCGCGACGCTCGCTCGAGCGTTCCAGTACCCCACCGACGAGTTCCACGACGCGGCAGTGACTGGGGCGCTGGAATCGTCTCTCCAGCAGTGTCTCGACCGGACGCCTCTCGACGTGTCGGTCCCAGACCTGCGGACCGACGACGACTACCAGACGCTGGCGGCCCGGTACAACGACCTGTTCGAGCTCGGATACAGCGAGTACACCGACCGGACCGACGGGTCGCTGGAGGCGTCGGGACCGCCCGTCCCGCTGTACGAGTCGAAGTACCGACCGGACCAGTCGTGGAACGACGTGAACCTCGACCTGGCGCGGGCGTACGACCACTACGGCATCGAAATCGACGACGACCAGCGCGACAACCACGACGCGCTCCGGTACGAACTCGAGTTCGCGGGCTATCTGGCGCGCCGGGAGGCTGCCGTCGACGACGCGGCCGCCACCGCGCGCCTCGACTTCCACGACCGCCACCTCGGTCACGCGGCCGCGGGCATCGCAGAGCGCATCGACGACGAGCCCGGAACCGACGTGTACGACGGCCTCGCGCGCCTGCTCGAGTCGTTCGTTCGCGCGGACCGAAACGACCTCGCGGTACGACTGGAGGGAGACTGA
- a CDS encoding MEDS domain-containing protein, which yields MSQRYADRTRVDRESPVVGTVDALRGELDRADLPRHLACFYRAPQTQQKVAGAFVKHALETGNRCLYFADANDRSTVRRVLRTMDVDVDRRLDAGDLVVRSASDAYQEADFDPDRLIELLESACEVSVDEGYDGVWVAGELTWCFHTDLSYDHIVDFEADFDATCPDLPITALCQYDLTQFNDESVAKALWTHERIIYRYTLCENPYYVTPEQFRSQQTRPLNARLMLEQMHSLTHARNQIERHEQRLSVVNRILRHNIRNDLNVVSGILSSLDSSESPGAARWLDTAIDHIEDIVEIADKARYVERTISTSQMERTTLAPFVADAIERAEETRPDATLTVRGDDDVSVVTDTNFDTALGELLEYALERQEADTPSLTLDVSDHPPERVRIDISYPGPPVPKNDRDVLTSGSETQLQHCRGLGLWLAKWIVENGHGRLEFPESGDPQIRIELYRRFD from the coding sequence GTGAGCCAACGCTACGCCGACCGCACCCGGGTGGACCGTGAGAGTCCGGTGGTGGGGACAGTCGACGCCCTCCGGGGGGAGCTCGACCGGGCGGACCTTCCCAGACACCTCGCGTGTTTCTATCGCGCGCCACAGACCCAGCAGAAGGTCGCGGGAGCGTTCGTCAAACACGCGCTGGAAACCGGCAACCGATGTCTCTACTTCGCCGACGCCAACGACCGCTCGACGGTCCGGCGGGTCCTGCGAACGATGGACGTAGACGTCGACCGTCGACTCGACGCCGGTGACCTCGTCGTCCGAAGTGCGAGCGACGCCTACCAAGAGGCCGACTTCGACCCCGACAGGCTAATCGAGTTGCTCGAGAGCGCGTGCGAGGTGAGCGTCGACGAGGGCTACGACGGGGTCTGGGTGGCGGGCGAACTCACGTGGTGTTTCCACACCGACCTCTCGTACGACCACATCGTGGACTTCGAGGCGGACTTCGACGCTACGTGCCCCGACCTGCCGATTACGGCGCTGTGCCAGTACGACCTGACGCAGTTCAACGACGAATCCGTCGCCAAGGCCCTGTGGACCCACGAGCGAATCATCTACCGCTACACGCTCTGTGAGAACCCGTACTACGTCACGCCGGAGCAGTTCCGGTCCCAGCAGACGCGGCCGCTGAACGCACGCCTCATGCTGGAACAGATGCACAGTCTGACTCACGCGCGAAATCAAATCGAGCGCCACGAACAGCGCCTGTCGGTCGTCAACCGCATCCTCCGGCACAACATCCGCAACGATCTGAACGTCGTCAGCGGGATTCTGTCCTCGCTGGACAGTAGCGAGTCGCCGGGGGCGGCCCGATGGCTCGACACAGCGATAGACCACATCGAAGACATCGTGGAGATAGCCGACAAGGCCCGGTACGTCGAGCGGACGATAAGCACGTCACAGATGGAGCGGACGACGCTCGCACCGTTCGTCGCGGACGCCATCGAACGCGCCGAGGAGACGCGCCCGGACGCGACGCTGACGGTCAGGGGCGACGACGACGTGTCGGTGGTGACGGACACGAACTTCGACACCGCGCTCGGCGAACTGCTCGAATACGCGCTGGAGCGACAGGAAGCAGACACGCCGAGTCTCACGCTCGACGTGTCCGACCACCCGCCGGAGCGGGTCCGAATCGACATCAGCTACCCGGGACCGCCGGTTCCCAAGAACGACCGCGACGTGCTCACGAGCGGTTCCGAGACGCAGCTCCAACACTGCCGCGGGTTGGGGCTGTGGCTGGCAAAATGGATCGTCGAGAACGGACACGGTCGCCTCGAGTTCCCGGAGTCGGGGGACCCACAGATTCGCATCGAACTCTATCGGCGGTTCGACTGA
- a CDS encoding sodium-dependent transporter, whose protein sequence is MARETWATRTGFILAAAGSAVGLGNIWRFPWMTADNGGSAFLAVYLLVVLGVGVPGLLGEFVIGRRARRNPMGALRDLSGSRYWGAIGAVSAVTGVALLSFYSVVGGWILRYLLVSIVGPVTGGAPYLASPGPYFDSISFGVEAALFHLGFLAVTGGIVFGGVRRGIELGTKVMVPAVLVLLVGMASWVVTQPGAAAGYQFFLEFDLATLQANAASVIAPAAGQALFTLSVGAGTMVTYASYLGEDRSLPFDGAVIALLNTGVGVLAGLVVFPLLFSQGVDPGTGGPGALFVSIAGAFAALPGGDLLAIVFFGVVALAALSSSISMLEIPVAVLVDEGGWSRGTAVGVLLALTALTGTVTALNPALFDFVAGTLADLLLTGGLLAFLLFAGWVLGPDSIEEYVAGAGALGARFATPWLFAIGVVIPIFLVFTLLTTAGLDARIGVWPTVAAAAVLVGAVLFGLTRNASWRGVWR, encoded by the coding sequence ATGGCACGAGAGACGTGGGCGACACGGACGGGATTCATTCTCGCTGCTGCGGGGAGCGCCGTCGGCCTCGGCAACATCTGGCGATTCCCGTGGATGACCGCAGACAACGGCGGCAGCGCCTTTCTGGCCGTCTACTTGCTCGTCGTACTGGGCGTCGGCGTCCCCGGCCTCCTGGGCGAGTTCGTCATCGGACGGCGTGCGCGGCGCAACCCGATGGGCGCCCTGCGCGACCTTTCGGGGTCGCGCTACTGGGGCGCCATCGGCGCCGTCTCGGCCGTGACCGGTGTCGCCCTGCTCTCGTTTTACAGCGTCGTCGGCGGGTGGATTCTGCGCTATCTACTGGTATCGATAGTCGGCCCCGTCACCGGCGGTGCACCGTATCTCGCGTCCCCCGGTCCGTACTTCGATAGCATCTCCTTTGGCGTGGAGGCCGCGCTCTTCCATCTCGGCTTTCTCGCCGTGACGGGCGGCATCGTCTTCGGCGGCGTCCGCCGCGGTATCGAACTCGGGACGAAGGTGATGGTGCCCGCCGTCCTCGTGCTCTTGGTCGGGATGGCCAGTTGGGTCGTCACCCAACCCGGTGCCGCCGCAGGCTATCAGTTCTTCCTCGAATTCGACCTCGCGACGCTGCAGGCGAACGCTGCGAGCGTCATCGCGCCGGCGGCAGGACAGGCGCTCTTCACGCTCTCCGTCGGCGCCGGGACGATGGTCACCTACGCCTCGTATCTCGGCGAGGACCGCTCGCTCCCCTTCGACGGCGCGGTCATTGCGTTGCTCAACACCGGCGTCGGCGTCCTCGCGGGACTCGTGGTGTTCCCACTCCTGTTCTCGCAGGGCGTCGACCCGGGCACGGGCGGCCCGGGCGCCCTGTTCGTCAGCATCGCGGGCGCGTTCGCGGCGCTGCCCGGCGGTGACCTCCTCGCCATCGTCTTCTTCGGCGTCGTCGCCCTCGCCGCCCTCTCGAGTTCGATTAGCATGCTCGAAATCCCGGTGGCCGTCCTCGTCGACGAGGGTGGCTGGTCGCGCGGGACCGCAGTCGGCGTGTTGCTCGCACTCACCGCCCTGACCGGCACGGTGACGGCGCTCAACCCGGCGCTGTTCGACTTCGTCGCCGGCACGCTCGCCGACCTGTTGCTCACGGGCGGCCTCCTCGCCTTCCTCCTGTTCGCGGGATGGGTGCTCGGCCCCGACTCCATCGAGGAGTACGTCGCCGGCGCGGGCGCACTCGGCGCCCGATTCGCGACGCCGTGGCTGTTCGCCATCGGCGTCGTCATCCCCATCTTCCTCGTGTTCACGCTGTTGACGACGGCCGGCCTCGACGCTCGAATCGGCGTCTGGCCCACGGTGGCCGCGGCGGCCGTTCTCGTCGGCGCCGTCCTCTTCGGCCTGACGCGCAACGCCTCGTGGCGCGGTGTCTGGCGATAG
- a CDS encoding sodium-dependent transporter, giving the protein MSQTQRDTWTTRVGFILAAVGSAVGLGNVWQFPFQTGANGGAAFIVVYLVAVFLIGFPAMLAEFVVGRRAERNPIDAFVRLGHRNWRIVGVLGTISAFWILSFYSVVGGWVIRYILGSARGSYFSGSEAYFGSISAGPEAIFFHAVFMALVIGVVAFGISGGIERSTKLMVPSIVLLLGGLAVWASTLDGGAAGYVYYLSPDVSALRANIWTILPAAVGQAFFTLSLGMGAMITYASYLGRDDSLPADGATIVVLNTLVGLLAGLVVFPILFSLGVEPGSGGLGAAFITLAGAFAQLPGGRILGVAFFVVLLLAALSSAISLLEVVTSYLADNTDVSRPRIAVGLGAAIFALGIPSAFGLSILGWYNAIAYNLLLPLSVLCLLLFVGWVDAGDAVTELRRGTGLSESSALAWLWFVRTIVPLGVLVTLLLGLQTLAVDAGLLANPVV; this is encoded by the coding sequence ATGTCACAAACGCAACGAGACACCTGGACGACTCGCGTGGGGTTCATCCTCGCGGCCGTGGGGAGTGCGGTCGGCCTCGGTAACGTCTGGCAGTTCCCGTTCCAGACGGGGGCGAACGGTGGCGCCGCGTTCATCGTCGTCTACCTGGTCGCCGTCTTCCTCATCGGCTTCCCCGCGATGCTCGCGGAGTTCGTCGTCGGGCGACGGGCCGAACGCAACCCAATCGACGCCTTCGTCAGACTCGGGCATCGCAACTGGCGAATCGTCGGCGTGCTCGGGACGATATCCGCGTTCTGGATTCTCTCCTTTTACAGCGTCGTCGGCGGCTGGGTGATTCGCTACATCCTCGGCAGCGCCCGTGGCTCGTATTTCAGCGGCTCTGAAGCGTACTTCGGGTCCATCTCGGCCGGCCCGGAGGCTATCTTCTTCCACGCCGTCTTCATGGCGCTGGTCATCGGCGTCGTCGCCTTCGGCATCAGCGGCGGTATCGAGCGCTCGACGAAGCTCATGGTGCCGAGCATCGTCCTCCTCCTCGGCGGGCTGGCCGTCTGGGCGAGCACGCTCGACGGCGGCGCCGCGGGATACGTCTACTACCTCTCGCCCGACGTGAGTGCGCTCCGGGCCAACATCTGGACCATCCTCCCGGCGGCGGTGGGCCAGGCCTTCTTCACCCTCTCGCTCGGGATGGGCGCGATGATTACCTACGCGTCCTATCTCGGCCGTGACGACTCGCTGCCGGCGGACGGCGCGACCATCGTCGTCCTCAACACGCTGGTCGGCCTGCTCGCAGGACTGGTGGTCTTCCCCATCCTCTTCTCGCTGGGCGTCGAACCGGGCAGCGGCGGACTGGGTGCGGCGTTCATCACGCTCGCCGGTGCGTTCGCACAGCTGCCCGGCGGGCGAATCCTCGGCGTCGCCTTCTTCGTCGTGCTCTTGCTCGCGGCGCTGTCCTCGGCAATCAGCCTGCTGGAAGTCGTCACGTCGTATCTCGCCGACAACACCGATGTCTCGCGCCCGCGCATCGCCGTCGGTCTCGGGGCGGCCATCTTCGCCCTCGGAATTCCGAGCGCGTTCGGACTGTCGATTCTCGGCTGGTACAACGCCATCGCGTACAACCTCCTGCTCCCTCTGTCGGTGCTCTGCCTGCTCCTGTTCGTGGGGTGGGTCGACGCCGGCGATGCGGTCACCGAACTCCGCCGCGGGACGGGGTTGAGCGAGTCCAGCGCCCTCGCGTGGCTCTGGTTCGTCCGGACTATCGTCCCCCTCGGCGTGCTGGTGACGCTCCTCCTCGGCCTGCAGACCCTCGCCGTCGATGCAGGCCTGCTGGCCAACCCGGTCGTCTGA
- a CDS encoding P-loop NTPase encodes MTDTNDTTTVAQPDDATLSDRVEAALRAVRDPAAGLSVFEAGFVEDVTVTEGEVRIEADLHALDADTGQGVVDAMLRAVDDVDGVEGVHVERASPSAEGRASVGAFDHVVAVASAKGGVGKSTVATHLACALAADNDVALFDADIHGPNVPSLVEASGPIHATDDGDPMPVRRRGMDVMSVGLMEDGAPLAWRGAMAHDALSDLFENTAWENDDVLVVDLPPGTGDVVLTTLQDVPVDGVVVVTTPFHSAISDTGRTVELFRDNDVPVLGAVVNMAEYVCDCCGEPNDLFEASTDALDAPVLAELPFTKELQGTPEPGDVPESVATLGDRVRTALDEAWTVGAPDDAVDIRDCPPEERKQRVRERFESLDGGGAFTLVSDRDPTPVGDFLSRLAETPRAAFDIEVRRATPDDWVLETTKP; translated from the coding sequence ATGACGGACACCAACGACACGACAACGGTAGCACAGCCAGACGACGCGACGCTCTCGGACCGCGTGGAGGCGGCACTCCGCGCCGTCCGCGACCCGGCGGCCGGCCTCTCGGTCTTCGAGGCGGGGTTCGTCGAGGACGTGACCGTGACCGAGGGCGAGGTGCGAATCGAGGCCGACCTCCACGCGCTCGACGCCGACACGGGACAGGGCGTCGTGGATGCCATGTTGCGCGCCGTCGACGACGTGGACGGTGTCGAGGGCGTCCACGTCGAACGCGCGTCGCCGTCGGCCGAGGGGCGAGCGAGCGTCGGCGCCTTCGACCACGTCGTCGCCGTCGCGAGCGCGAAAGGTGGTGTCGGCAAGTCCACCGTGGCGACCCACCTCGCCTGTGCGCTCGCCGCCGACAACGACGTTGCCCTGTTCGACGCGGACATCCACGGCCCCAACGTGCCGTCGCTGGTCGAGGCGAGCGGTCCCATCCATGCCACCGACGACGGCGACCCGATGCCTGTCCGCCGGCGCGGCATGGACGTGATGAGCGTCGGCCTGATGGAGGACGGCGCGCCACTGGCGTGGCGGGGGGCGATGGCCCACGACGCGCTCTCGGACCTCTTCGAGAACACGGCGTGGGAGAACGACGACGTACTGGTCGTCGACCTGCCGCCGGGGACGGGCGACGTGGTGCTCACCACGCTTCAAGACGTGCCGGTGGACGGCGTCGTCGTCGTCACGACGCCCTTCCACTCTGCCATCAGCGACACCGGGCGTACCGTCGAGCTGTTCCGCGACAACGACGTGCCCGTCCTCGGTGCCGTCGTCAACATGGCGGAGTACGTCTGTGACTGCTGTGGCGAACCGAACGACCTGTTCGAGGCGTCGACGGACGCACTGGACGCGCCGGTGCTCGCGGAACTCCCGTTCACCAAGGAGTTGCAGGGGACGCCCGAACCCGGCGACGTGCCCGAATCGGTGGCGACGCTGGGCGACCGGGTCCGCACGGCGCTCGACGAGGCGTGGACGGTCGGCGCCCCCGACGACGCCGTCGACATCCGCGACTGCCCGCCAGAGGAACGCAAGCAACGCGTCCGGGAGCGGTTCGAGTCGCTCGACGGGGGCGGTGCGTTCACCCTCGTCAGCGACCGCGACCCGACGCCGGTCGGCGACTTCCTGAGTCGACTCGCCGAGACGCCGCGGGCGGCGTTCGACATCGAAGTGCGGCGCGCGACGCCCGATGACTGGGTGCTGGAGACGACGAAGCCCTGA